The sequence TTTCTTCGAGGCCGCTGTAACCCTCACCGGCCGGCAGAACTTGGACCGAGCTCAATGGCTGAGATGGTTGAAGAGTCGATTCAACCGCGCGCGCCGTTTTCACCGTCAGGGGACGCTGATTCACGAAACCTCCAGATCCAGAAGAAAGCTTAAAGCCACCAGGGCGACTAAATCGCGTCGAATAATATCCGGAAATTGTCCTCGAAGGTAGTCAAACAGGCAGGCGAAGGCATTTCGCGCGGTCACCGGCTGCGAACGCGCCACCTGCCGGAACAATGATTAGGCCGTTTGCGCGAGCAAATGAGACAAAATCTGACGAGCCACCCCACTTCAGCGGTGCTGCCAGCAGGCTTCCGTCTTCGCCCGTCCGCATGACCGCAGGCAGGTAACTCTCGCGATCCGGAGCAGCCTTCACGTCTCGCTCCAGAACAGTTGTTACTTCCGGCAACCCTCGCTCGGTCGCGCCCTGCATAGCGCGAAGCGCAGTGCGCGCGAACAGATTGAAGGTGACCGCAACCGAGACTGGGTTTCCGGGTAAACCGAAAATTAGTTTGCCGCCTACCTTTCCGAAGACGGTTGGTTTGCCGGGTTTCAAAGCAACTCGCTCAAAGAAGATTTCCGCGCCGAGCTCTCTGAAAACAGTCTTCGTGAAATCATAAACCCCCATCGAAACGCCACCCGAAGTAATCAGCATGTCGCACCGTTCAAGGGCCGCAGCCATTTGCTTCTTCAAAAGCTCCGTGTCATCGCCGGCGAGCGGCACGCGTTCCACGTTTCCGCCTGCCAGTTTCGCGTACGCTTCAATTGTGTAGTTGTTCGAATCGCGAATTTGATCGCGCGCCGGTTTTTGATCGACGTTCACGAGCTCGCTGCCTGTAGCCATCACTGCGACGCGCGGCTGGCGCCCGACGTTTACTCTTGCATAACCAAACGACGCGAGCGTGGCAATCGCTTGCGGATTGATCTCTTCACCGGCTCGCAGCACAGTCGCGCCGGCTTTAATTTCCGCAGCGCGTCGAACAATTGACCGTCCGAACTGAACGGGCTCAAGAATCTCGACCGTACCTGCCCCGTTCATTTCGCGCGTGAGCTCAACCTGCTGCACGGAATCAGCTCCCTGCGGAACAGGTGCGCCGGTCATGATGCGCACGGCCTCTCCGCCTTTCATCTCGTGATGCCACCCGCCGCCGGCGGCTGACTCGCCGACAATGCGCAAACGCGCGGGCGTCGTCGCCACGTCGGCAGCGCGTACCGCGTAACCGTCCATCTGCGCCCGATCGAATGGTGGTAAGTCTGTGTCGGCGATAATGTCTTCTGCGAGAATTCGCCCGGCCGCCTCAGGAAGCTGGATCGTTTCACTGCTCAACGCCCCTGCTTTTGAAAGGATGAGCTGAACGGCTTCACTAACTGACATCATAGAGGTCGATTCTAGATTCTTGAGCAGGGGTTAATCAACGCGACTGACTTTGCCGGTCCTCGTTCGACCTTGGCGAACGCTTTTGGTTGATCACTCGATTCGCAATCTTTGCGAAGCCTGAAATTAATGCGCTCGGACTAGTGACGTTGACGGGTTTTGTCGCCAGGAATGGCGCGTTATCTTCGTTGTGGTCATAGCGAATGGCTGTGTTATCCTCGCGCGCACGCTGATGCGACCGCGGCGCCCAGGAATTCTCCTAGACGTATAAGTACTAAGCCGCCGCTCGCTGGAGTGTAGCCGCCCCCCTTACAAGCGAGTAAGGTTCGGCAGTCCCGCGTCCACTGAGAACCCACGGAGTTTGCCCGAATACGTAAGACGCACGTAGCCTGTCCCGAGGAACAGGCGGCAGCATCTTGCGCCTTCACACGACCCTGTTTAGAGCTCGGACGCGGTTCGCAGTGCTGGGTCGGGGTTGCTCAAAAGAATACTCACGGTTTGGGTAACACACTTGCCATCGCCAAAATCGCCGGCAGCCTCTCTGATTTTGGGCGGCGGCTTTGCGCCTCACCTGGGGGCCGCCGTCGTCTTGAACCTGCTCTGCTACCTAAGGATGATATCGCTTACGTTCGCCATCGGCCGCGAGGTAGCGGGCGGTCACGACGAGAAACTCCGGGGTCGTGGAGATCGATAGGGTCCGGACTTTGAGCGCGCGGGTAAACTTCCGATGGGCGGTTCCGTAGATGCTAGGTGAGACGTTATTAAGAACATTTTGGGGCTCAGGGGCCGCCGCCGTGACGAAGGGCCTGGCCAGAGCCGGAGTGAGAGCCGAGGACCACGTTCTCTGGCGACGCTTCAGCTCTAACCTTTCGGTCAGCCTCGTAGGCGCTGTTTTTTCCCTGGCGATAAAACTGGGTCAAACGCTGCTCCTGATGAGGGCGCTGCGGATCGACGATTACGGGCGCCTGCTCGTCGTCATCAACCTCTTCGCCTTCCTGAACTCTTTTATCGGGCTGCGCGTCAGCGACGTGATCTTCCGCTTTTTCCAGCCGCTGAAAGAGGCGCAAGAGTGGCGTGCCCTCCAGGGATTGCTTTTGCTTTGCCTGGCAATCAGCGTCGCCGCCGGCTTGCTGATTTTTGGCGGCGTCCTCGTCCTCTCGCCCTGGCTTTCCGAGCGCCTGTATGAGAGTCCGGAGCTCGCGCCACTTTTCTCCCTCTACGGTTGCACGATACTTTTCGTAACCTTAGCGGACGTCTCCGGGCCGCTTCTACGGCTGCACGGCCGCTTCACCGCTATCGTCGTGCCGCAGGTGCTGGGCAACCTGGTTACCCTGCTACTGATCGCAGTGCACACCGCGACGGCCTCTCCGTACAGCTTGAAGGCCATCGTCGGAGCATTCGCAGCCGGGGTGGTGATTCAGACTATGCCTCCGGTGATCCGGGCGCTACGACTCGTCAGCCCCTACCTCAGAGACATCCGCCCGACGCTCGCCGCGCGCGCCCTGACCCCGCACCGGACTGAGTTGACGAAATGCTTGTTCAATAGCAACCTCTCTGGTTACCTACAGATCGCGGCGTCTCCCGGCGACGTCTTCCTCCTGGGGATTTTCAGCTCACCCGCGCAGGTGGCCTTATACGGATTAGCTAAGCAACTTATCGCCCCAGTAGCACTGTTATTGACGAACGTGGGGTTCGCTCTCACCCCTGAAGTGGCCCTAATAATCGCCGGGCGCAAGCTCCGCCAACTGAAGCGCCTGATTAGAGGCTACTGCACGATGGCGATCATTGCGGGCGGCATCTTGCTGGCCTGTACGCTGTTTACGGGCCGCTTCCTGGTATTGCGGTTTTCCCGGCCAGAGTATGCCGCGGCCCTGCCAGTGTTCTACATCCTCGCGACCGCCGCATGGGTGCTCTTAATCCACGCGGTGGTGAGGCCGCTCGCCGTGAGTTTGGATTTACTGAAATGGGATAACCTGGCGCAGATGACGGCGGTCGTGGCTTTATTCGCCCTCTTGCTCTCTGGCCGATTGGACGCCATGACGCTGGCTTTTTTCCAGTTAGCCGTCGCGCTGCCAATGCGTATCCTATTTAACCTGCCAGTCTGGAGACGGATGCTCGCCCTGACTTCCGATGGAGCTGCTGGAGGAGGCGTAATCACGCGGCAATCGAGTGAGCTGCGGCCGGGTCGCATGGTCGAGTGAAGACACGCCGGCAAGTGTCCTCGGCACTAACTTTCAAGATCGATCACGGTAGCGTTGGACGACACAGTGAGACGTGTATAACATTCGAACCTGAGAATCATGTGCGTGAGGGAAGTAGGCTCGTGAATGAGAGGCGGTGGAGTAAACGCGGCGCATGGTGAGTTCAGCGCATGCCATCCGAGGCGCGAGCGCGCCACTCGTCTCCGTGCTCCTCCCCGTCTATAACCGTGAGGGCTCGGTCGGCCGCGCCATCAGAAGTGTGCTGGCCCAGACGTACGCCCCCTACGAAATTATTGTAATTGACGACGGATCAACCGATGGCACCCTGAACGTCGTGGAAGGTTTCGGGGCGCAGGTTACGGTCGTTTCACAAGCCCACGCCGGGGTCTATGCGGCGCGTAACGCCGGCCTCCGTCGCGCGCGGGGTGAGCTTGTAGCCTTCATCGACTCTGACGACGCGTGGCTCCCCGACAAGCTCGCGGCGCAAGTGCCGCTAATGAGCCGGCCCGCGGTCGGGCTGGTCTTCGGCGACGCCGTTCACGTCAGCGAGCCGCGCGATAACTCGCCGCGCACCGGACGGACTTCGTTCGGCGTAGCGGCGCCGCGCCGCGGGCGGGTAGCTGATCGCTTTTCATGGTGCAATTTCGTCCCGACGTGCACCGCGCTGGCGCGACGCCGCTGCCTGGAAGAAAGCGGCGGCTTCTCTGAGGCGAGCTCGGTTTCGGCCGACTACCTCGCGTGGTTCCGCATCGCCCTGCGCTACGAACTGGATTACGTCGAACGCGTCGTGGCCGAGTACACGGTCCACGACGATGGCATCAGCTACGCGCTCGGCAGGTCGGTCGCTGCGAGGATCGACCTCTTTTCGGAGGAGCTGGCGCGCACAGCGGACCCTGCGGCTCGCGCCGTGCTACGGCGACTGCTCTTCAATCTCTCTGTTCATCTCGCCCTCGCCGCATTGCGCGGGCGGGCGCGCGAGGTAAACAAGCCTTTGCGGCTCGCCTGGCGCACCGCCTCGGGCACGACGGGACTTGATGCGGCGCCGTGGTTGGCCGCTTTCGCGGCCGAGCAATTTCGCGTGCGGACGCGGCGGTTATTCTCATGACCAGGCCTTTAGTCAGCGTCGTCATCGAAACGGTCACCGCGCGGGAGGACGGGACTGCCGTCCCGCCAGCCGACTGCATCGGCGGCGCGCTCGACGGCCTGGGCCGTCAGACCTGGCCGCAGCAGTTGATCGAACCGATTGTCGTAATCGACGGCGACATGGCTGAGGCTGACGCAGCCGAGATTCGTCGCCGCTATCCGTCGGTGAAAGTGGTCTCCTCGGCAGAGAGTAACTACCTCGCAGCGAAGAACGCCGGTGCGGCGGCCGCCGCCGGCGACATCGTCGCGCTGCTCGACGCGGACTGCGTGCCCGAGGACGACTGGTTGGAGACGTTGCTGGCGCCATTCGAACGCGACGAAAGTGTGGCCGCTGTCGGCGGTCGCACCCGTTACGGGGGTGGGTCGTGGGCCGCGCGTACGTTTTCCGTCCCCGATTTCGCCTACGTCCTGGCGGGAGAGGATGGGGTCGCCGCCGGGTTCGTCATTAATAACGTGGCGTTCAGGCGCGAGGTGATTTTGGCGCACCCGTTTGAGGCGCGCATTCGCCGTGACGGTGGATGCTACCTGCTCTTTCATCAACTCCGCGCCCGGGGATTGCGTGTGCTGATCGAACCGCGCGCGATTGTCGAGCATGCCCCGGACGTGGGCGGTCTCGGCTTCGCGCGTAAACATTTCAAGCGCGGGTATGACGGCGTCGCTGTCTACCGCCTGGACGCCCAGGGCGTTCTGCGCGGCACGCGCCTCCTGCTCCGCCTTGGCCCCGCGGCGCTGGTGCCGATCACGGGCCGCCGTATCGTCGACGACTGGCTGCGCCTCGTCCGCCACCGCCGCCAGATCGGTATTCCGCGCCTGGCGGTGCCGTATTTTGGTGCAGTCGCCGTCGTCACGCGATCCGTCGAGTTGGCGGGGGGATTGGCGGCTTTTCTCTCACCCGAATTGGGGAACCCTAAGTCCTGATGCTCCGAGACGCCTCTATCGTCTGTCTCTCATCGATAGACTGGACATTCAACCGGCAGATCCCGCAAGAGGTCGCCCTCGCCCTGGCCGCAGGGGGCAGCCGCGTGCTCTTCGTGGAGAACACCGGCGTGCGTCGTGCGGTCTTGCGCGATGCGGCTCGCCTCTGGGCGCGTCTTCGACATTGGCTGCAAGCCCGCGGCGGCGCGTGGCACACGGCCGAAGGCGTAGATGTACTTTCGCCTCTGCTGCTGCCGTTCCCGTACTCGCCAAGCGCGACCTCCACGAATGTGCGTCTGCTCGTCCGCGCCATCCGCGCGTGGTTGGGCGACGGCGGCGGCCCGCTAATCGTAATCACCTTTTTGCCGACGCCGCTCACCCGCGCGGTGATCGCTGCACTCCGCCCGGCGCTCGTCGTCTATTACTGCCTCGACCGGCTCGAAGAGAGTTCGCCGGGTGCGCGCCGCGTGGCGCAGTCGGAGCGCCTGCTGTTCGCCGAGGCAGACCTGGTGCTGGTGACGTCGGGCCTCCTTTACAAATCAGCTGCCGGAGCGTCATCGCGCGTGGAGTTGCTGGCGAGTGGCGTCCACATAAAACAGTTCGAGAAGGCGCTGGATGCGCGCGCGGCGCCGCTTGCAGCGCTGGCTGGTATACCGCGCCCAGTTATCGGTTACGTTGGCAGCATTCGCAGCGCGACAGATCTGTCTTTGGTCGCACGCGCCGCAGAGTTGGCGCCCGATCTTCAGTTTGTGCTGGCGGGTCCGCGGTTCGTTGATGTTGCACAGCTCGCGGCGCGTCCGAACGTGCGGATACTCGACCGCATCCCTCACGAACATATCGCGCGCTACATGGTGCGCTTCGACGTGGGCATCCTGCCCTATTCGATTGACGAGTTCACAGCCGGCATCATGCCGGTGAAGCTCAAGGAGTATTTAGCTGCCGGCCTCCCCGTGGTGGCGACAGCGCTGCCTGAGGTAGTGCGCTTTGCGGACGAGCACCCCGGGCTCGTGAGATTCGCCGGCGACCCGGCCGGCTTCGTCGCCGCCTTGCGAGAGGCGCTCTCCGACAAGGCACCCGAGGCGCTCGCGCATCGCACGATGGTCGCGCGGCAGTTCGACTGGGGAGATCAAATGGCCCGGATGAAGCAGCTGATCGAGCAGGCGCTCGCAAGGACATGTTCGGGATAAAGCGACGGGTCCGGCACATCTTGCGGCGCCTGGGTTACGACATCCCCCATCCGCCACTTACTCTATGCCCCTCGTCAATAAATTCAGCTACCGTCCCGAGGTCGACGGCCTCCGTGCGATCGCCGTCGTAGCTGTCGTTCTCTATCACGCCGGGGGATTCTACTGTCACGGCGGCTATGTCGGTGTGGACGTTTTTTTTGTGATTTCGGGTTTCCTGATCACCTCTTTGATCTGGAGGGATCTCGAAACTGGTCGCTTCACGTTTGCCTACTTCTGGGAACGGCGGGCGCGGCGGATCGTTCCCGCGCTGGTCGTGGTTACGGCCGCGACTTTAGTGGCCGGGTGGTTCCTGCTGCTGCCGGGCGATTATAAGAACCTGGGTCAGGAAGCCGCAGCGCTGGCAGTGTTTGGCGCGAACGTTTACTACTGGCGTAACACCGGCTACTTCGAAGGCGGCGCGGACGAAAAGCCTCTGCTGCACACCTGGTCTCTGGGGGTGGAGGAACAGTTCTACCTGTTAGTTCCGTTCCTGCTCTGGGGAATATTTCGCGTTAAGGCTCTGCGTACTCGGGCGGGCGTCTTTTCAATCCTTTTGGCCGGGTTCACCGTCAGTTTCGCCTTAAGCATCTATGGCGTTATTAAGTCGCCAAGCGCCACATTCTACCTTCTTCCAACCCGCGCCTGGGAGCTGCTGCTGGGGGCACTTGTCGCCTTCGTTCCTCCCGCTTTCGCGCTGCCGAGTCGCCCGCGCCTCCGCGAGCTTTTAGCGCTTGCGGGCCTGGCTCTGATCCTCGTTCCGGTCTTCGCCTACACTCCGGAAACGCCTTTCCCCGGAGCCGCCGCGCTCTCTCCCTGTCTCGGTACGGCGCTAATAATCTGGGCGAACGAACGAACAGAGGGACGAATTCCGACGGCCGTCGGCGTGGCGCTATCAAGTCGCCCAATCGTTTTCCTCGGCTTAATCTCGTACTCGCTTTACCTGTGGCACTGGCCGTTGCTGGCCTTCAGTAAATATTGGACGCTGGCACCTCTTAGCGCTGACCTCGGCTTCGCGACGCGCGTCGGCATGCTGAGTTTAGGATTCTTGTTAGCCGTCCTCTCGTGGAAATATGTGGAGACACCTTTGCGCACGCGGAGATTGGGGACATCCAGGAAATCGGCATTCCTCTTCGCCGGAACAGGACTCATAGTTATTTTAAGCGGCGGGCTGATATGCCTAACGATGCAGGGATTTCCCAAACGCTTCTCTGAACTGGCGAACGAATTTGCTAACGCAAAATCCGACAGGGCCTTCCTCATTAATGTTACGCCCGACGACGCCCGTGCCGGCAACCTTGTCCCGATTGGTGTGGTGAATCCGGCGCTGCGCCCTTCGGTCTTAGCCTGGGGCGATAGCCATGCCATGTCTGCGATACCGGCACTGGACGCTTGCCTTAAGGATAAGGGGCTGGCCGGACGCGCCGCCACTCACTCCGTCACGGCACCGGTTCTTAACTGGTTTATGGTTTCGAAGTTCGGCCTGAGTAAGGATTCCATCGCTTTTAATGATGCCGTTCTCTCTTATGTTCGGAGCCAACAGGTCCCCCATGTGATTCTGATCGCCAACTGGACTGATTACGCTGGTGCGAGCGACGGCGGCTTTAACAGTGCGTTGTTGTTAACGATCCGGCAGCTCGTCGCCGCAGGTTCGCAGCCGTGGATCATGCTGTCTGTTCCCGAACACACATTCGACGTCCCGAAGGTGCTCTCGCGCTCAGTCATCTTCCGCACAGATCTCGCACCCTTCTCAACCAAACGGGCGGCGAGTGATGCGTTTGATAAGATCGACCGGACTACGATCAGCGACATAGAATCTGCAGGCGGTCGCATTCTTGATCCAAAGCCCAGGTTCCTCGATCCGGGTGGTCAGCGATACGTTTATCTGGCCGACGGAGTCGTTCTCTACCGTGATCATCATCACCTGACGACGAGAGGGGCGAAACTCATGCTGCTGCCACTTTTCTGCGATTCGTTGACATCGAAGCAGCGTTAAGCGTGAGTGAGGAAAGCTCAGACAGATGGCGCACAGGAAAAGTTATGTGAGCCGATTTTTCCAGCAGGTCCAGATCCACGGGCCAATCGCGGCGACGAAGCTATTCGCCCGGGTCGCGGTGTCGAGGGCAAAGGTGGTGCTGGCCAATAAGCTGCTGCCCGCGCGTGTGGCTTGCCCCTGCTGCGGTTGGCGGGGGCGAAGGTTTAACGATTACATCCAAGTCGGCCACCGGGTGAATAACGCGACGTGTCCGCAATGTGCCAGCCACTCGCGCCACCGTTCTTTATTCCTGTGGGCCTCACGGCAATTCAATCTAGCGGAGAAGAGTGGCCGAGCGCTCGTCTTCGCTCCCGAGAAGGCGACCGCGACGCTGTGGTCTGAGGCACCGTGCCTCAGTGTCTGGCGTGTTGATCTGGAAGCCGGTCGCGGCGTGGACTTGCTCGTCGAGATCCGGGCCCTACCCTTCGCCTCAGATTCGATCGATCTCATCTGGTGCCACCACGTGCTCGAGCATGTCGAGAATGATCTAGCGGCGATCCGCGAGCTCGGTCGCGTGCTACGCCCCGGGACGGGCGAGTTGATCGTCTCGGTGCCGATGGGGGCCGGGGCGGCGACGGAAGAATACGGGTTCCCTGACCCATCCCTGTCCGGCCACTGGCGGCTTTACGGTTTTGATTTCGTGGATCGCCTGGCCGAAGGGGGGCTGTCGGTAAGTCCCATTGACTCTAAAGTGTCGGCTGAGGAGCGCAGGCTTTATGCCATCGAACCAAAACCCTGCTACGTGTGCAGAAAAGCAGAAACCTCAGCCGCGGCTGCCAACGGCTGGGAATGATGTTTGACGAAGGGGCTGGTTTCGACGAGTCAGAGAGGAATGAAGCCAACGTCATCTAAACAAACTTGCCGGCTTCACCTTCGTCTTCCCTGGGCGGGTCGAGTCTTTGTAGGAACTTTGGCCACTGAACAGAAAAAGCGGTTGCCCTTCAAATGAAAAGCAACCGCTTTGAGAATGGCGGAGCCGACGGGACTCGAACCCGCGACCTCCGACGTGACAGGCCGGCGTTCTAACCAACTGAACTACGACTCCGCAGGGAAAGCAGATGTCAGAGGTCAGATATCGGAAGTCAGCTTTGTTTCTTTTCTGACCTCTGACTTCTGACCACTGACTTCTGCCTTTTGGTGGGCGCGGAGGGACTCGAACCCCCAACCTCTTCCTTGTAAGGGAAGCCGTCTACCATTGACATACGTGCCCGATTTCAAAAATCGACTCGAAATGACTGCGTCACGACGAAGTGCCATCGTAAGGAAAAGCAACGAAGAGGTCAAGACGTGTTCAGCCTGAACGATCGCGGTTACAGCGCTTTTCCCGCCACGTTTTTGCGGCTATAGTTGTTTCACCCCAGCACTACCTTTTTTTACCGGCTCAGGAAATGCGATTCGTCATCCCCAGCTTTATCGTCGGTTTGTCGCTGTCCCTCGTGTTTGCGGCGACCGCCGCTAACCAGGAGCCACAGCCAAACAAGCAGCAGCGACCGCGCACCGTCGGCCAGGGCAACTCCCAGAGTAACTCAAAAGGCGATTCCAACAGTTCGCAACCTCCCACGAACACCACCGCTGAGGAAGTTGACGAAGGCGATATCGTCCGCGTTGAGACCCAACTCGTTTCGGTGCCCGCTGTCGTGACGGATAGAAACGGACGCCCGCTCGCCGGATTGAAACTCGAAAACTTCGCGGTCCTGGAAGACGGCAAGGCGCAGGCGCTGACAAACTTCGCGACGACAGAAACGCCTTTCGAGATCGCCTTGCTGCTCGATACTTCGGGTTCGACGCGTGAAGACCTGGGATTGATTCGCGACGCCGCGAACGCTTTCATTGCCGCGCTGCGCCCCGGTGATCGCGTCGCGATCGTCGCCTTTAAGAATCGCCAGGACGATGGCATACCGATGGCAACGGTCGATTTGCGGTCGAGCCTGACGGACAATCGCGGGGATTTACGAGTCGCGATTGAAAGTCTGGGCACGAGTAACGGCACGCCGTTCTACGATTCGCTGGCAGAGATCAGCAAGCAGATTTTTCGGGAACAGCGTCAGGACGAAATTCGCGGCCGCCGCGCCGTCGTCGCGCTCACCGACGGGGTGGACTCAAGCAGCAACATCAACTTTGACGATGCACGGGCGACTCTGGCGCGGACTGGTGTTGCCGCGTATTTCATTCAGCTCAGCACTGAGGACTATGTCGAAGATCGTCTCCTGAAGGATTGTGAGGACGACGGCCGCCTGACGCTCTCGTCAAAGCAACTTGAACGCTTTCGCCGTCTTTTCGTGCCCACCGCGCAGAAAGAAGACTATCAGGATTTCTGCCGGCTGGGTCAGTTCGAGCGGATGGACATCAGCCGCCGGCTCTACAATCTCGCGCGTACAGAAATGAACGAGCTTGCGCGCGGGACGGGCGGCAGAAATTTTTCGGCGGCAACATTGCGGGACGCGCGCGCGGCGTTTGCGGAAGTGGCGAAAGAGATCGGCACCCAATACAGCCTCGGCTACTATCCTTCTAACAAGACTCGGGATGGTCAGTTTCGAAAAATTAGCGTTGAGATTCGCGGCGTGAAAGATGCGCAGGTGCGCGCGCGTGAAGGATATTACGCGCCGAAGCAGTGAGCAGTGTGCAGTGAGCAGTGAGCAGTGGGCAGTGAGCAGTGAGCAGTGAGCAGTGAGCAGTGAGCAGTGAAAACTACGGACTCTCAAAGTAGTTTCAAGAATTCTTCGTTAGTAAACCCAGCCTGTTTGATGATCGACTGAAGCGTTCCTCGCTTCATGTCCCGATTATGAAATGGAACAACAACTTGAAGTGTGGGCTTTTCTGGATGCTTTAGAACATAGTGGCTTCCACTAGTACGCCGGACGAAAAAGCCCGTACGCTCAAGGGCTCTGATCAATTGTCTTGGCTTTATTGCTGGAAGACTTCGCTTCATGAGGGGAACCTAACACAACCGTGTTCGGTGATTGCGGGAGGAGTGGCCGCGAAGGGAGTGGCTGCATCACGACGCGAGCGCTATTTCCACAGGCTCCGCAATGGGTGTCTTGTCAGAAGGGATCGGCAAGCCGTCCTCCCGCAGGGTTTCCAGATACAAACGCAACGCATCCTCCGCCATCCGTCGCGCTTCTTCCAACGTGTCGCCTTCCGTAACTAAACCTGGCAGGGCTGGGCATGTCACCACGTAACCACCTTCTTCGGCGGGCTCGAACAGCATGGTGAAGGTATAGGTTCCGTTTGCTTCCACGGGTCGGATTATATAACTTATCGTCCCTAATCTCGATGACCACTTTCAATCGAATAACACTTATCGTCCTCGACGGCGCCGGCATTGGCGCCATGCCGGACGCGCCGGAATGGGGCGACGCCGGCTCAGACACGTTCGGGCACATTTGCGAATCACGCCAGTTGAAACTGCCGAACCTGCAAGGTCTTGGGCTCGGCAACATTCGCCCGCTCAACGGCGTACCCGCAATCGAAAATCCGCGCGGTGGTTACGGGAAATGCGCACTGAAATCGAATGGCAAGGACACCACGACCGGGCATTGGGAAATGGCGGGAATCATTCTTGAGCGCGCCTTTCCCACTTATCCAAACGGTTTTCCGCAAACGTTGATTGATGAGTTCGTCGCGAAAACGAATGTGCCAGGAGTCCTCGGTAACTTTCCGGCGAGCGGCACTGAGATCATCAAAGAGCTCGGCGAAGATCATGTGCACACCGGTAAACCGATTGTTTACACCTCAGGCGATTCCGTTTTTCAGATCGCCGCGCATGAAGAAATCATTCCGCTCGATCGTCTTTACGAAATCTGTGAGACCGCGCGTGACATGCTGCGCGGCGAGCACGAAGTTGGACGGGTAATCGCGCGACCTTTTCTCGGCAAGCCCGGCGAGTTCTTTCGCACGGAGAACCGGCACGATTATGCTGTGCCGCCGCCGCGCGAGAATCTTCTGCCGCTGCTGAGCGAACACGGTCTGGACGTAGTCAGCATAGGCAAGATCGCCTCGATCTACGATTCAACGGGAGTAACACAGGATCTGACTGCCAAGAACAACGGCCAGTCGATGGATCAGACTATCGCCGCGTTGCGCGCCAACACGCGCGGCCTGATCTTTTCAAATTTCGTTGATTTCGACATGCTCTACGGCCATCGCCGCGACACCGAGGGCTATGCGCGGGCGCTCGAGACGTTCGATGAGCGCTGGCCGGAACTCGAAGCGGCCATGCGTGAAGACGATCTCGTAATTCTGACTTCTGATCACGGCAACGATCCCACCTATCCCGGGACCGATCATACTCGGGAATACGCGCCATTAGTCGTTTATGGAAATAAAGCGAAGCCGGGTATCGATCTGGGTACGCGCGATTCGCTGTCCGACATCGGCAGCACGATTGCTGAGAACTTCGGCCTGAGTCTCAAAGCCGGCAAGAGTTTTCTCTCTCAGATTTCGTAACTGAGAGTGGAAGTCTACCGCTCGCGTAAGCGAGTGGAACAAGGAGACAACAATCAATGAACCGCAA is a genomic window of Pyrinomonadaceae bacterium containing:
- the glp gene encoding gephyrin-like molybdotransferase Glp, with translation MMSVSEAVQLILSKAGALSSETIQLPEAAGRILAEDIIADTDLPPFDRAQMDGYAVRAADVATTPARLRIVGESAAGGGWHHEMKGGEAVRIMTGAPVPQGADSVQQVELTREMNGAGTVEILEPVQFGRSIVRRAAEIKAGATVLRAGEEINPQAIATLASFGYARVNVGRQPRVAVMATGSELVNVDQKPARDQIRDSNNYTIEAYAKLAGGNVERVPLAGDDTELLKKQMAAALERCDMLITSGGVSMGVYDFTKTVFRELGAEIFFERVALKPGKPTVFGKVGGKLIFGLPGNPVSVAVTFNLFARTALRAMQGATERGLPEVTTVLERDVKAAPDRESYLPAVMRTGEDGSLLAAPLKWGGSSDFVSFARANGLIIVPAGGAFAAGDRAKCLRLPV
- a CDS encoding oligosaccharide flippase family protein; this translates as MRAEDHVLWRRFSSNLSVSLVGAVFSLAIKLGQTLLLMRALRIDDYGRLLVVINLFAFLNSFIGLRVSDVIFRFFQPLKEAQEWRALQGLLLLCLAISVAAGLLIFGGVLVLSPWLSERLYESPELAPLFSLYGCTILFVTLADVSGPLLRLHGRFTAIVVPQVLGNLVTLLLIAVHTATASPYSLKAIVGAFAAGVVIQTMPPVIRALRLVSPYLRDIRPTLAARALTPHRTELTKCLFNSNLSGYLQIAASPGDVFLLGIFSSPAQVALYGLAKQLIAPVALLLTNVGFALTPEVALIIAGRKLRQLKRLIRGYCTMAIIAGGILLACTLFTGRFLVLRFSRPEYAAALPVFYILATAAWVLLIHAVVRPLAVSLDLLKWDNLAQMTAVVALFALLLSGRLDAMTLAFFQLAVALPMRILFNLPVWRRMLALTSDGAAGGGVITRQSSELRPGRMVE
- a CDS encoding glycosyltransferase; protein product: MVSSAHAIRGASAPLVSVLLPVYNREGSVGRAIRSVLAQTYAPYEIIVIDDGSTDGTLNVVEGFGAQVTVVSQAHAGVYAARNAGLRRARGELVAFIDSDDAWLPDKLAAQVPLMSRPAVGLVFGDAVHVSEPRDNSPRTGRTSFGVAAPRRGRVADRFSWCNFVPTCTALARRRCLEESGGFSEASSVSADYLAWFRIALRYELDYVERVVAEYTVHDDGISYALGRSVAARIDLFSEELARTADPAARAVLRRLLFNLSVHLALAALRGRAREVNKPLRLAWRTASGTTGLDAAPWLAAFAAEQFRVRTRRLFS
- a CDS encoding glycosyltransferase, with amino-acid sequence MTRPLVSVVIETVTAREDGTAVPPADCIGGALDGLGRQTWPQQLIEPIVVIDGDMAEADAAEIRRRYPSVKVVSSAESNYLAAKNAGAAAAAGDIVALLDADCVPEDDWLETLLAPFERDESVAAVGGRTRYGGGSWAARTFSVPDFAYVLAGEDGVAAGFVINNVAFRREVILAHPFEARIRRDGGCYLLFHQLRARGLRVLIEPRAIVEHAPDVGGLGFARKHFKRGYDGVAVYRLDAQGVLRGTRLLLRLGPAALVPITGRRIVDDWLRLVRHRRQIGIPRLAVPYFGAVAVVTRSVELAGGLAAFLSPELGNPKS
- a CDS encoding glycosyltransferase; translated protein: MLRDASIVCLSSIDWTFNRQIPQEVALALAAGGSRVLFVENTGVRRAVLRDAARLWARLRHWLQARGGAWHTAEGVDVLSPLLLPFPYSPSATSTNVRLLVRAIRAWLGDGGGPLIVITFLPTPLTRAVIAALRPALVVYYCLDRLEESSPGARRVAQSERLLFAEADLVLVTSGLLYKSAAGASSRVELLASGVHIKQFEKALDARAAPLAALAGIPRPVIGYVGSIRSATDLSLVARAAELAPDLQFVLAGPRFVDVAQLAARPNVRILDRIPHEHIARYMVRFDVGILPYSIDEFTAGIMPVKLKEYLAAGLPVVATALPEVVRFADEHPGLVRFAGDPAGFVAALREALSDKAPEALAHRTMVARQFDWGDQMARMKQLIEQALARTCSG